One window of the Pseudofrankia sp. DC12 genome contains the following:
- a CDS encoding CAP domain-containing protein: protein MPLARRTVTGALAALGLAAMLASCKPGLVSSPSAGGEPPQPTVSAATTLPAATTLPAATTLPAAATPSAHAPSADPDPVPPSAPPTTVPAAETPSTPAQPPARSTPPATTRPPATTPPPALSKTDEVVRLTNAERGKAGCGPLAADPRLAASAQAHTADMAQNNYFSHTSLDGRSMADRIRATGFPLTAVGENIAAGAATAAQTMDMWMNSPGHRANILNCSYTRIGVGYAEGGSYRYYWTQDFGRL, encoded by the coding sequence ATGCCTCTTGCCCGTAGGACCGTCACCGGCGCGCTGGCCGCGCTGGGCCTGGCCGCGATGCTGGCCTCCTGCAAGCCCGGTCTCGTCTCGTCACCCTCCGCCGGCGGCGAGCCCCCACAGCCAACCGTGTCGGCCGCCACCACCTTGCCGGCCGCCACCACCTTGCCGGCCGCCACCACCTTGCCGGCCGCCGCGACTCCGTCAGCACACGCTCCGTCGGCCGATCCGGACCCGGTCCCACCGTCGGCGCCGCCCACGACCGTGCCGGCCGCCGAGACACCGTCCACCCCGGCCCAGCCGCCCGCCCGCTCGACACCGCCCGCGACGACACGTCCGCCCGCCACGACGCCGCCGCCCGCCCTTTCGAAGACCGACGAGGTCGTCCGGCTGACCAACGCCGAACGGGGAAAGGCCGGCTGCGGCCCGCTCGCCGCCGACCCGCGCCTCGCCGCCTCGGCGCAGGCGCACACCGCGGACATGGCGCAGAACAACTACTTCAGCCACACCAGCCTCGACGGCCGGTCCATGGCTGACCGCATCCGCGCGACCGGGTTCCCGTTGACCGCCGTCGGGGAGAACATCGCCGCGGGTGCGGCGACGGCCGCCCAGACCATGGACATGTGGATGAACAGCCCGGGGCACCGCGCGAACATCCTCAACTGCTCCTACACCCGGATCGGCGTCGGTTACGCCGAGGGCGGTTCCTACCGCTACTACTGGACGCAGGACTTCGGCCGGCTCTGA